One Sphingomicrobium sp. XHP0239 DNA segment encodes these proteins:
- a CDS encoding TM0106 family RecB-like putative nuclease: MRIFDDHIIHSASDLNAYLGCPRSIALTMAKRLDPAVLPDPVSDDEEMELLAQAGLDHEAAYLKQCRSNGNVSEIPERGSLDDRIAATIDAMREGIDVIFQATLRHDNWIGHIDFLERVDTPSDFGSWSYEPVDTKLAREPRAKHLIQLSLYAQMVEDAQGCAPKRLHVVLGDNSRRSFAAADFHHSVKAAQQRYLAFVDSLDRSPSLEAGEPCSACGLCGWRDYCAQGWEEADHLSRVAGMSRPQIKKLRDAGIDTLTALAEADPSRRIPKLADAMFAKLLRQAQLQLEEARNGTAIVEALPEAEDRGFLRFPKPDPADLFFDLEGDPHHPGGLEYLWGIHLRDEQGRAKFIHHWAHDREAERAAFEKVVDFFVAHLRDHPAAHVYHYAHYEITALRRLATAFASREQEVDDLLRAEKFVDLYAIARHAIRTSKRDMSLKSLEKFFAPAREEDVATAGASIVYYHRWKEAQGTAAGDAILENILDYNRVDCVNTEGLRDWLLNQRRDDLDWWVKEGRGEVDLAKVEERNELELRKERLRERLRTSERLAGGVGETLAHLVDFHHRAKKPALWAVFDRCDASENEWLDDLECIGGLQPFGGDWIRTEKRSYVARYSVSPKQDTKLRPGDGVLHAPSMETLGTIFDLDIENGWVEVKRGVAAGDFPEDGAIIAGWPIPDKVLAMGVLRNAEALAAGGGSAALMDLLRRNKPRFEVATEGALVRDEESLVDATTRNARNLDDSLLLIQGPPGTGKTFTSAHVIVSLIEDGKRIGITSNSHKAIDNLLQKVEDVAAERGVFFDGIKKASAQNEESRFDGENIGWTDQNKDIEEGSYALIGGTAFLFAREEMEGKLDYLFIDEAGQVSLGNMVAMAGSTRNLVLVGDQMQLPQPVQGAHPGESGLSALDYYLEGAATVASDRGILLDTSWRMHPDLCRFISDAVYEGRLKAHPDCANRRLHVEDWQDDALKPHGLSISAMDHEGCSQVSAEEAERIAGLIDELIGTHFTGRDGTVGEIGLQDILVVAPFNAQVNHLKARLPHGTRVGTVDKFQGQEAEVVIVSMTTSSPDDLPRHTDFFYSKNRLNVAVSRGRILSIFVMNPRLVDLNADSVEELQLLNTLAWAVGEGTR, translated from the coding sequence ATGCGTATCTTTGACGACCACATCATTCATTCGGCGAGCGATCTGAACGCCTATCTCGGCTGCCCGCGATCCATCGCGCTCACGATGGCGAAGAGGCTTGACCCAGCCGTCTTGCCCGATCCGGTTTCGGACGACGAGGAAATGGAGTTGCTTGCGCAGGCCGGCCTTGATCATGAGGCTGCCTACCTCAAGCAATGCCGCTCGAACGGCAACGTCTCGGAAATCCCCGAAAGGGGCTCGCTCGACGACCGGATCGCTGCGACTATCGACGCGATGCGGGAGGGCATCGATGTCATCTTCCAGGCGACTCTTCGTCACGATAATTGGATCGGCCACATCGATTTTCTCGAGCGGGTCGACACCCCTTCGGATTTCGGAAGCTGGAGCTACGAGCCTGTCGACACCAAACTCGCCCGCGAGCCGCGCGCAAAACATCTCATCCAGCTCTCGCTCTACGCGCAAATGGTCGAAGACGCGCAAGGTTGCGCGCCGAAGCGGCTCCATGTCGTCCTCGGCGACAATAGTCGGCGTTCCTTCGCGGCGGCGGACTTCCACCACAGCGTAAAAGCAGCGCAGCAGCGCTATCTCGCTTTCGTTGACAGCCTCGATCGGTCACCATCGCTTGAAGCCGGAGAGCCCTGCTCGGCGTGCGGCCTGTGCGGATGGCGTGATTATTGCGCGCAAGGATGGGAGGAGGCGGACCACCTGTCGCGTGTCGCGGGCATGAGCCGGCCGCAGATCAAGAAGCTGCGTGATGCCGGGATCGACACCCTGACGGCGCTGGCCGAGGCCGATCCCTCGCGCCGCATTCCCAAGCTGGCGGATGCAATGTTTGCAAAGCTGCTGCGGCAGGCACAGTTGCAGCTCGAAGAAGCTCGAAACGGTACGGCGATTGTCGAGGCACTACCCGAAGCCGAGGACCGCGGCTTCCTGCGCTTCCCCAAGCCGGATCCGGCGGACCTTTTCTTCGACCTTGAGGGCGATCCGCATCACCCCGGCGGCCTTGAGTATCTTTGGGGCATCCACCTGCGCGACGAGCAGGGGAGGGCGAAATTCATTCATCACTGGGCGCACGACCGCGAGGCAGAGCGCGCTGCCTTCGAGAAGGTCGTCGATTTCTTCGTGGCGCATCTTCGCGATCATCCCGCAGCGCACGTCTATCACTACGCGCACTACGAGATCACAGCACTTCGGCGTCTCGCAACGGCGTTCGCCTCGCGCGAACAGGAGGTCGACGATCTTCTGCGCGCGGAAAAGTTCGTCGATCTCTACGCCATCGCGCGGCATGCTATCCGGACCTCGAAGCGCGACATGAGCCTCAAGTCGCTCGAGAAGTTCTTTGCGCCGGCACGCGAAGAAGACGTCGCCACCGCGGGCGCTTCCATCGTCTATTATCACCGATGGAAGGAGGCGCAGGGCACGGCCGCAGGCGACGCCATCCTCGAGAACATTCTCGACTACAACCGCGTCGATTGCGTCAACACCGAGGGGCTGCGCGACTGGTTGCTCAACCAGCGACGTGACGATCTCGACTGGTGGGTCAAGGAAGGGCGCGGCGAAGTCGATCTCGCCAAGGTCGAGGAGCGAAACGAACTGGAATTGCGCAAGGAGCGTCTCCGCGAGCGCCTGCGCACATCCGAGCGACTGGCGGGCGGCGTCGGGGAGACCCTCGCGCATCTGGTCGACTTCCACCATCGCGCGAAGAAGCCGGCGCTGTGGGCGGTCTTTGATCGGTGCGACGCAAGCGAAAACGAATGGCTCGACGATCTTGAATGCATCGGAGGATTGCAGCCCTTTGGTGGCGACTGGATCCGCACCGAAAAGCGCTCATATGTGGCGCGCTATTCGGTGTCTCCCAAACAGGACACGAAACTGCGTCCCGGCGATGGTGTCCTGCACGCGCCTTCGATGGAGACGTTGGGGACCATCTTCGATCTCGATATAGAAAATGGCTGGGTCGAGGTGAAGCGCGGCGTTGCCGCCGGCGATTTCCCCGAAGATGGTGCGATAATCGCGGGCTGGCCGATCCCCGACAAGGTACTCGCGATGGGCGTGCTGCGGAATGCCGAGGCGCTTGCGGCTGGTGGCGGCTCTGCGGCGCTGATGGATTTGCTTCGACGGAATAAGCCGCGCTTTGAGGTCGCTACAGAGGGAGCCCTCGTTCGCGACGAGGAAAGCCTTGTCGATGCGACAACGCGCAACGCGCGCAATCTCGATGATAGCCTTCTGCTCATTCAGGGCCCGCCGGGAACGGGGAAGACCTTTACCAGCGCCCATGTCATCGTCTCGCTGATCGAGGACGGCAAGCGGATCGGCATCACTTCGAACAGCCACAAGGCGATCGACAACCTGCTTCAGAAAGTCGAGGACGTCGCCGCCGAACGCGGGGTGTTCTTCGACGGTATCAAGAAGGCGAGCGCGCAGAACGAAGAGTCGCGCTTCGATGGCGAGAACATCGGCTGGACCGACCAGAACAAGGACATCGAAGAGGGGAGTTACGCCCTCATCGGCGGCACGGCGTTCCTGTTCGCGCGGGAAGAAATGGAGGGGAAGCTCGACTACCTCTTCATCGACGAGGCGGGGCAGGTCTCGCTCGGCAACATGGTCGCGATGGCGGGATCGACGCGAAATCTCGTGTTGGTCGGCGATCAGATGCAGCTACCCCAGCCTGTCCAGGGCGCGCATCCCGGCGAAAGTGGGCTTTCCGCTCTCGATTATTATCTCGAGGGCGCAGCGACCGTCGCGTCCGATCGCGGCATCCTGCTGGACACGAGCTGGAGAATGCATCCCGACCTTTGCCGCTTTATTTCCGATGCGGTTTACGAGGGCCGACTGAAAGCGCATCCCGATTGCGCGAACCGGCGGCTGCATGTCGAGGACTGGCAGGACGATGCGCTCAAGCCGCATGGCCTCAGCATCTCGGCGATGGATCACGAGGGGTGCAGCCAGGTCAGCGCCGAGGAAGCCGAGCGCATCGCCGGGCTGATCGACGAGCTGATCGGCACGCACTTCACGGGCCGCGACGGCACGGTGGGCGAGATCGGGTTGCAGGATATTCTCGTCGTCGCGCCCTTTAACGCGCAGGTGAACCATCTGAAGGCGCGCCTTCCTCATGGCACACGCGTCGGAACGGTCGACAAGTTCCAGGGTCAGGAGGCCGAGGTCGTAATCGTCTCGATGACGACATCGAGCCCCGACGATCTGCCGCGCCACACCGATTTCTTCTATTCGAAGAACCGGTTGAATGTTGCGGTGAGCCGGGGACGGATCCTGTCGATATTCGTGATGAATCCGCGCCTCGTCGATCTCAACGCCGACAGCGTGGAAGAACTGCAATTACTGAATACGCTCGCATGGGCGGTCGGAGAGGGGACCCGATGA